Proteins co-encoded in one Hyla sarda isolate aHylSar1 chromosome 4, aHylSar1.hap1, whole genome shotgun sequence genomic window:
- the LOC130367307 gene encoding extracellular calcium-sensing receptor-like, with protein sequence MMNVHMDNTFPNTSYKERPGPAICTTFMLDTYQRAQAVHFAVEEINKTPNVLPNITLGFQLFDSCVVLQRAVSGTLQLLSGHGKPVPNYQCIQKTQLAAVIGHSSSTYSISLAHILGLYRYPQISHFATSPLLSNHIQFRSFFRTVPSDAFQSQGLAQLVLHFGWTWIGLVAIDDDYGQQGIQMVKRDIIKAGACVAFTETIISSQQDRNAPHIARVVKDSTATAVVIFSNDIDLSFVLDEMLRQNVTGKVWIASEAWSTSSSLSVSKYSRLLLGTIGFALHSGSMPGFGDFLNKINPSMVVGNQWMKTLWEQVFGCKIQDKIFPKVQPNSSIKECTGQENLETIRNSYNDVSSLRVPYNIYTAVHVVAKSLDDLEKCKKGGGPFPNGACADIENFKPWQLLHYMKKLRLNTSDGRQLFFDENGDPPAVYDIVNWQLGPEGKLQQVKVGSYDTSITSGNIFTINTSHIHWGTGDLGVPVSVCSPSCPPGFRKAARRGEPSCCFQCIPCPTGEMANQMDSLQCKICPWDMWPNPTQDYCVPNTEEFLSHEDPLGITLTATGISSSLVPMGIFGIFICYRTTPIVRANNYSLSCLLLVSLSLCFLCSLVFIGYPQYEICILRQVTFGVVFALCVSCILAKTIMVVIAFKATRPGSQLRKWTRPHVSYLIVISCILIQIFICIMWLTFSPPFSEVNSESNSGVLVIQCNEGSPLAFWAMLGYLGLLAFISFIVAFLARRLPDSFNEAKFITFSMLAFLSVWLSYIPASLSSRGKYMVAMEIFAIQSSTWGLVICMFLPKCYIIVFRPDMNSREKLMAKQNNHTN encoded by the exons ATGATGAATGTTCACATGGACAATACATTCCCAAACACCAGCTACAAGGAGAGGCCCGGTCCTGCCATCTGTACAAC CTTCATGTTAGACACCTACCAACGTGCCCAAGCCGTGCATTTTGCTGTGGAGGAAATTAACAAAACCCCTAATGTTTTGCCGAATATTACCTTGGGATTCCAGCTGTTTGACTCATGTGTAGTCCTCCAGAGAGCAGTGTCAGGAACTCTTCAGCTGTTAAGTGGACATGGAAAACCGGTGCCTAACTATCAATGTATCCAGAAGACCCAGTTGGCTGCAGTAATCGGACATTCTTCATCTACATACTCCATTTCACtggctcatatactggggctataCAGGTATCCACAA ATTAGCCACTTTGCCACAAGTCCTCTTCTCAGTAACCATATCCAGTTCCGCTCATTCTTTAGAACAGTCCCCAGTGACGCCTTCCAGTCTCAAGGTCTTGCACAGCTGGTGTTGCACTTTGGATGGACCTGGATTGGTCTAGTGGCCATTGATGATGATTATGGGCAGCAAGGTATCCAAATGGTCAAGAGGGATATAATAAAAGCTGGAGCCTGTGTGGCTTTCACAGAAACCATAATCTCCAGTCAGCAAGATCGAAACGCCCCACATATTGCTCGAGTGGTTAAAGACTCTACAGCCACAGCGGTGGTCATCTTCTCTAATGATATAGACTTAAGCTTTGTTCTGGATGAGATGTTGAGGCAGAACGTCACAGGAAAAGTATGGATTGCCAGTGAAGCTTGGTCTACCTCATCATCCTTGTCAGTGAGTAAATATTcaagacttcttcttggaacaatTGGTTTTGCCCTCCATAGTGGAAGCATGCCAGGGTTTGGAGATTTCCTCAACAAGATAAATCCATCTATGGTTGTGGGAAATCAATGGATGAAAACATTATGGGAACAAGTATTTGGCTGCAAAATTCAAGACAAGATATTTCCTAAAGTCCAACCAAACTCATCGATAAAAGAATGTACGGGCCAAGAAAATCTTGAGACCATCCGGAACAGTTACAATGATGTCTCTAGTCTAAGGGTTCCATACAACATCTATACAGCAGTTCATGTGGTAGCAAAATCCCTGGACGatttggaaaaatgcaaaaagggaGGTGGACCATTTCCCAACGGAGCATGTGCTGATATTGAGAACTTCAAGCCTTGGCAG TTGTTGCACTACATGAAGAAGTTACGTCTGAACACGTCCGATGGTAGACAACTCTTTTTCGATGAGAACGGAGATCCACCTGCTGTGTACGATATAGTGAACTGGCAGCTGGGCCCTGAAGGGAAACTCCAACAAGTGAAAGTGGGCAGTTATGATACCAGTATAACCAGTGGGAACATCTTCACCATTAATACCAGCCACATACATTGGGGAACTGGAGACCTCGGG GTGCCTGTTTCAGTTTGTAGCCCTAGTTGTCCACCAGGCTTCAGGAAAGCTGCTAGAAGAGGGGAACCTTCATGCTGTTTTCAATGTATTCCATGCCCTACTGGAGAGATGGCCAACCAAATGG ATTCGTTACAATGTAAAATATGCCCATGGGATATGTGGCCAAATCCAACCCAAGATTATTGTGTTCCAAATACTGAAGAATTCCTTTCACATGAAGATCCACTGGGCATCACCTTAACAGCTACTGGCATCTCCTCATCATTGGTTCCTATGGGGATCTTTGGAATTTTCATTTGCTACAGAACAACCCCCATTGTTCGGGCCAATAACTACTCCTTGAGTTGTCTTCTCCTGGTGTCACTATCTCTCTGTTTTCTTTGCTCTTTAGTCTTTATTGGttatccccagtatgagatatgTATTTTAAGGCAAGTGACTTTTGGTGTTGTATTTGCTCTTTGTGTCTCCTGCATCTTGGCCAAAACCATTATGGTAGTAATCGCTTTTAAGGCCACAAGGCCTGGGAGTCAACTAAGGAAATGGACTAGACCACATGTATCATATCTCATAGTCATCTCCTGTATCCTTATTCAGATATTTATTTGCATTATGTGGCTGACATTCTCTCCTCCTTTCTCAGAAGTCAATTCAGAAAGTAATTCTGGAGTTCTAGTCATTCAGTGTAATGAAGGGTCACCATTGGCTTTTTGGGCTATGCTTGGCTACCTCGGTCTCTTGGCCTTCATTAGCTTTATTGTAGCTTTCTTGGCCAGGAGACTTCCAGACAGCTTCAATGAGGCCAAGTTCATCACCTTCAGCATGCTGGCCTTCCTGAGCGTCTGGTTGTCCTACATTCCGGCATCTCTCAGTTCACGAGGAAAATATATGGTGGCCATGGAGATCTTTGCTATCCAATCGTCAACCTGGGGTCTGGTTATTTGTATGTTCCTTCCAAAATGTTATATTATTGTATTCAGACCCGACATGAACTCAAGAGAAAAACTGATGGCAAAACAAAATAATCATACTAACTGA